A stretch of the Zeugodacus cucurbitae isolate PBARC_wt_2022May chromosome 6, idZeuCucr1.2, whole genome shotgun sequence genome encodes the following:
- the LOC105211634 gene encoding uncharacterized protein LOC105211634 isoform X1 — MWSNALCTLGVTKPLCNCLSIRQVAAAAAAAASQGAAITTGPTSANSNTAGESRGKRPLKIWDSWRNVRKGVVVGTYEELLVRGKDKLGVPASEPVRVVLECDGTQIEDGEYFRTLANNTVLLLLRQGERWYPTGVDVIKAAISAIPKIVCETIHALELHDETPSWKIMDNKGRVTVVLHWDQRQGGGGGGGGGGGGGGGGGVGGVGGMGPSGSGASGSNGLMSSDKYSPSKKGLSAQSSLDTKSVSSQSSQQRYASPQITVISDEGPASIYHPGGVVLPPGVVIPGTSRRLSKQGGSFDSAVGAVHVHTPECAHHAHTPSRAGSPSTTECDFHCCALHEEGRKIAVHKSVATSPIQDGTTSPQPQQQQATLSMSSVVDPMMGGSMQRRSSGVKGHVRFLDIAPERDSSESETENTVMEDDKTTTEKFLLLIDQLSVDQKRHLSIKDIGIILERLNSKILDVERLDRESESDDCYNWTIKATIRGDALRELGVIYNGNYYAISEHPGYKEEVEENGEEVEEEDEEDRI, encoded by the exons ATGTGGTCCAATGCCTTGTGCACATTGGGCGTCACTAAACCCCTATGCAACTGCCTCAGCATACGACAGGTGGCGGCtgcggcagcggcggcggccaGTCAAGGTGCTGCAATTACCACCGGCCCCACATCAGCTAACAGTAACACTGCCGGG gaGTCTCGTGGCAAGAGACCCCTTAAAATTTGGGATAGTTGGCGAAATGTGCGCAAAGGCGTAGTTGTTGGAACATACGAGGAGTTATTAGTCAGAG GAAAGGATAAATTAGGGGTTCCTGCCTCAGAACCGGTGCGTGTTGTTCTGGAGTGCGATGGAACCCAAATTGAAGATGGCGAATATTTTCGTACATTGGCGAACAACACGGTGCTACTATTGTTAAGACAGGGCGAGCGCTGGTATCCAACTGGTGTGGATGTTATAAAAGCTG CGATATCAGCTATACCGAAGATCGTCTGTGAGACGATTCATGCGCTCGAGTTACACGATGAGACGCCATCTTGGAAGATTATGGATAATAAGGGTCGTGTCACGGTGGTCCTACATTGGGATCAGCGTCAGGGAGGTGGAGGCGGTGGAGGAGGAGGCGGCGGCGGAGGAGGTGGAGGCGGTGTCGGCGGCGTTGGTGGCATGGGACCGAGCGGTAGTGGTGCCAGCGGCAGTAACGGACTCATGTCATCAGACAAATATTCACCATCGAAGAAAGGCTTGTCGGCGCAAAGTTCGCTCGACACCAAATCGGTGTCGTCACAATCGTCACAACAACGCTATGCCAGCCCACAAATAACCGTCATCAGTGATGAGGGACCAGCTAGCATATACCATCCGGGCGGTGTGGTGCTGCCACCCGGTGTTGTAATACCCGGCACCAGTAGACGCCTCTCCAAACAGGGCGGCTCATTTGATAGCGCCGTGGGGGCGGTGCATGTGCATACACCGGAATGTGCGCATCATGCGCATACGCCCAGTCGGGCGGGCAGTCCCAGCACTACGGAATGCGATTTTCATTGTTGTGCGCTGCACGAGGAGGGACGCAAAATAGCGGTGCACAAAAGTGTGGCCACATCGCCCATACAGGACGGCACCACCAGCCCTCagccgcagcaacaacaagcgacGCTATCTATGTCATCGGTTGTGGATCCTATGATGGGCGGCAGCATGCAACGACGCTCATCGGGCGTCAAAGGCCATGTACGCTTTCTGGATATAGCGCCGGAGCGTGATAGCTCCGAGAGTGAAACAGAGAACACCGTCATGGAGGATGATAAGACGACGACTGAGAAATTCCTGCTGCTCATCGATCAGCTGTCTGTCGATCAGAAACGACATCTCAGCATCAAAGATATCGGCATCATATTGGAGCGTCTCAATTCGAAGATACTCGACGTGGAGCGGCtggatcgagaatcggaatcgGACGATTGTTACAATTGGACGATAAAGGCGACAATACGTGGTGATGCGCTGCGCGAGTTGGGCGTCATC
- the LOC105211634 gene encoding uncharacterized protein LOC105211634 isoform X2, whose translation MAREESRGKRPLKIWDSWRNVRKGVVVGTYEELLVRGKDKLGVPASEPVRVVLECDGTQIEDGEYFRTLANNTVLLLLRQGERWYPTGVDVIKAAISAIPKIVCETIHALELHDETPSWKIMDNKGRVTVVLHWDQRQGGGGGGGGGGGGGGGGGVGGVGGMGPSGSGASGSNGLMSSDKYSPSKKGLSAQSSLDTKSVSSQSSQQRYASPQITVISDEGPASIYHPGGVVLPPGVVIPGTSRRLSKQGGSFDSAVGAVHVHTPECAHHAHTPSRAGSPSTTECDFHCCALHEEGRKIAVHKSVATSPIQDGTTSPQPQQQQATLSMSSVVDPMMGGSMQRRSSGVKGHVRFLDIAPERDSSESETENTVMEDDKTTTEKFLLLIDQLSVDQKRHLSIKDIGIILERLNSKILDVERLDRESESDDCYNWTIKATIRGDALRELGVIYNGNYYAISEHPGYKEEVEENGEEVEEEDEEDRI comes from the exons gaGTCTCGTGGCAAGAGACCCCTTAAAATTTGGGATAGTTGGCGAAATGTGCGCAAAGGCGTAGTTGTTGGAACATACGAGGAGTTATTAGTCAGAG GAAAGGATAAATTAGGGGTTCCTGCCTCAGAACCGGTGCGTGTTGTTCTGGAGTGCGATGGAACCCAAATTGAAGATGGCGAATATTTTCGTACATTGGCGAACAACACGGTGCTACTATTGTTAAGACAGGGCGAGCGCTGGTATCCAACTGGTGTGGATGTTATAAAAGCTG CGATATCAGCTATACCGAAGATCGTCTGTGAGACGATTCATGCGCTCGAGTTACACGATGAGACGCCATCTTGGAAGATTATGGATAATAAGGGTCGTGTCACGGTGGTCCTACATTGGGATCAGCGTCAGGGAGGTGGAGGCGGTGGAGGAGGAGGCGGCGGCGGAGGAGGTGGAGGCGGTGTCGGCGGCGTTGGTGGCATGGGACCGAGCGGTAGTGGTGCCAGCGGCAGTAACGGACTCATGTCATCAGACAAATATTCACCATCGAAGAAAGGCTTGTCGGCGCAAAGTTCGCTCGACACCAAATCGGTGTCGTCACAATCGTCACAACAACGCTATGCCAGCCCACAAATAACCGTCATCAGTGATGAGGGACCAGCTAGCATATACCATCCGGGCGGTGTGGTGCTGCCACCCGGTGTTGTAATACCCGGCACCAGTAGACGCCTCTCCAAACAGGGCGGCTCATTTGATAGCGCCGTGGGGGCGGTGCATGTGCATACACCGGAATGTGCGCATCATGCGCATACGCCCAGTCGGGCGGGCAGTCCCAGCACTACGGAATGCGATTTTCATTGTTGTGCGCTGCACGAGGAGGGACGCAAAATAGCGGTGCACAAAAGTGTGGCCACATCGCCCATACAGGACGGCACCACCAGCCCTCagccgcagcaacaacaagcgacGCTATCTATGTCATCGGTTGTGGATCCTATGATGGGCGGCAGCATGCAACGACGCTCATCGGGCGTCAAAGGCCATGTACGCTTTCTGGATATAGCGCCGGAGCGTGATAGCTCCGAGAGTGAAACAGAGAACACCGTCATGGAGGATGATAAGACGACGACTGAGAAATTCCTGCTGCTCATCGATCAGCTGTCTGTCGATCAGAAACGACATCTCAGCATCAAAGATATCGGCATCATATTGGAGCGTCTCAATTCGAAGATACTCGACGTGGAGCGGCtggatcgagaatcggaatcgGACGATTGTTACAATTGGACGATAAAGGCGACAATACGTGGTGATGCGCTGCGCGAGTTGGGCGTCATC